agggaggaacagagatGGGTTCATTCCACTTATACCATGACCTTATTTAGCAGGTGATAAATTTAACTTTCAAGCTCTAGTATTCTTACTATGAAGTGCAGAAGGTTATCGCTGGAAGTGCTGTTTAACCCCTGTATGAATTCCTAGGTATCCAGCTAAAGTCAAgttcaaatgtttgttttccattccATAGTATAATTAAAGGTGAAAGGAGCAAGTGCAAAAACTCGAGAGCACaagggagggtacaccctggacagggcacctgtccatcacagagcaatgaGACACATGTTCacccacatactgtatgtactgtatacacacaacAAACACCAGTTCGCAGCAGAAAGGCACAGCAGCATTTGAACATCCAGAATACGACAAGAATGCGCGACAGTCAGAGAAAAGTGCTCTGTGGACTGAAATGGAACAGATGGTGAGAAGGAAAATGTAATGTGAGCACCAATGGCCCagctgaataaaatgaaataaggaAAAGCAGCACAAGCTGCAGTTGACCTCTGATGACAATTTTACTGTTCAGAAGAAGGAACAGATACAGTATGTGTCACCGCACACTGAGTTTCTACATGAAGGCAAGGAGGACCAGGAAACGTACCGTGTGAATATTAATGGTGCAATAACAGACTCTGGGTCTGAGAACAAGTCACAGATGAATAAGAGAATAAAGAAGTGACATCAAGAATTCAAACTATGCCAGGTTGAGCAGCAATTGCAAAGTCTTTCTCAGACAGATCTAAAATACAAAGATGAGTAGAGACATGCATCCAGGAACTTTGCTTCATAAATATATTCATCACCTACAAGGCATTGACGGGTCCATCTGTATCTTACCTTCCTGATCTCCTCTCCTACTACAcaccagactgtgtgtgttttgtgcacaaAGGGCCGATCTGTTTGCAGTTCCACAGATCCCTCTGAAAATGGGAGGCGGCAAAGTTTCGAGTACAGGGCAGCAAAACTACGGGACACGCTGCCTGCTTCTGTGAAAGATACCCCCCGTTGCTCTTTTCAAATAAAGGttagaaattattttcaaacCCAGTAGGTGCCTATCGATGCAGTGCTCACCAGTTGTCCTGTCTCCTCTTATTTCTCCCAGAGCATCGTGACACCCTTGGGAACCACTGAGTCACCTGGGAAGCCCACGGCCAAACCGGCGTACCAATGTATGACCGGAAGACGGGAAGAAAAGACCATTCGCTGCTCTCACTGGATCAGCTGCCAGGGACTGGACCATGAGCTGAATCTAGCAGTGCTGGCTGCCACACTGGTCCTTTAGCTACAGACATATCTACACAGGTCTTCTGTAAGCACAATGTCCAGAAGGGGTGGGCAGTCATTGGCACTGGGACTCCCACAGGTTTATTTCTGTCCCCTCTGTATTAGTTCGGACTTTTttgctctcctctcctcagcAGCCAGCTGACGTACTTGTTCACCCCAGCCATACGTCATCACTATTTCTGCGACTGTCTGCTTTATATCTATTGTTCAGCGCTCTGCGTCATTCTGCTAAGAAGAGTGCtctattacaaataaataaataaattcatacaaTAAAAAGATACAAAACCTACAGTGTAACGTGTGCCGCATGGACACGTTCTTGTGAGTTTTCGGAAAGAGGATTAGTTGAGTCAAGGGTAAAGAGAAACCATTACGGATGAATGTAGGACAAAATACATGGCCAGCTTCCCAGTTTATCGTGTCACCTAGTGTTATAAATATGGCTATGGACAATGGGATATATTTTAACCCCTTGAATCAGACCTTAATAAGCAATGCTCAATACTGCAAAGATTGCCTCAGAAGTGTATAATGTAGTGCAGAGGTTGTAGgatgttttcagtgtttaaaattaaatcctACTTGAGAATAACTAATCATCAATTTGTTGATTCAATGAGGGTATTATGGAGACCATGCAACTTGAGCTTTATTAATGAAGAGAAGCTGTCCAGTGAGTTACAGGAAAAAGACTCACAACTAAAAGCATAaacagtctttttttgtttttgagtaCATGTACAGGTATGAGGATGTCAGGAGACAAGACATAGAATCTATGCTCTGATATCCTACACAAGACACTTGTCTAATTCTCTAATGTTGACGAAAGAACAATCGTTTCCATTTCAACATCTTTTCTCATGACTTTCCTGaaggttttaaatatttacttctaCTGGTAAACATGTTCATATACAAGTTTTTCtggttatttaaaatgcattactgtataaaaaaagttttttttacatttttttattatttattgggtttaacctttttttgttgttgttgctgttttaaaaacactttacgTCTGGATTCGTTTTACTGTAAACAACACATCAACAGAAAACCAGACAATTACTACTGGAATTTACAAGTAACATGATACAAAGAAATGATCTGGTAGTAAGAAAGGATAAATTATTCATGGCAGTTACAAGTCACAGTTCAGCCCCTTGTGAGTTAAATCTTAACCGAAAACCTCTGATCAGGTCAgagaatcaatcaatcaatcaaccaTTCAGTCTTATCAGcctattatttttcttcaagtCACTGACAGCTTCAGTGAAATGAGCTGCTATTTAAGAACTCAAATTGACAAAATCAATgcatatgtgtgcatgtatcAGTTGTTTGTCTCTGTATGTATCTAttatcgctctctctctgtactgtatgtgtatatttcatTATCTGCCATATTATAAACATGTTTCCTTTTTGTACCgtttaattattttacttaGTCTGCACATTGCTGTTCTATGTGACTGTGCACCACTGTGCCCTAAAAGGTGAGGAACAATGTACGTTTAAATTTATCCggttagcggatgcttttctccaaagcgacgtacatctcgtagaaaatacaatgtgttcattacattagcagaaagagacacttagatacagacgtgtgattcttaagtacagttagtttgtttctttccaccatatgaaccaatgttcatcacacgagtagctgcataacactttatccaaatatcgacgGATACACTCGACACCTGTCACCGGTTACCGACGAATGTACGATAGTAAAAGAACTTTGGACAAAGCTTGACAAGGGTGAgggagtgagagtgtgtgtcgGTGCCTGCTAGGAGCATACTGGTGTCACCAACAGGACCGTTGACAGAATCTGGACCTGAAGGACTGCCCTATGTGGACGGCCCTTTCCGAGCACAAGGAAGAACTCCTCTATTTATCCGTTTCAGAAGATCTGCGGACTGACAGTAACGGGAGGATACAACGCTGTCTGAAGAAGTATGAGTAGGATTATAAGAAACTGATGAGCTTCACAGACACATTCTGTCATACGATCTATCAGTCATAAGCTGTGTGATCAACTTTTCTGGAAGCCTAAAAATTTGAGGAGTTCAGTGGTGGCTTCAGTACCAAGCGGAATAGGGCGCCTTCGTCTGCTCTGATATTCTCTAGTTTATTTCTTCTGTACGCACTGGGAATTGTGTTGTCATAGAAAGTCTGAGAGCGAAAAACGACCCGATCATCCGGCACGAGAGAAGATGGAGCTTGATAGAACTGAGGAAGCCTCCTCCTAGCTAACATAATCCGGAGAGAAACTTTGCAGAAATAAATGATCTTACAGCCTTATTGTGCCTCATCACAGAGTCTGCAAAGAAGCAggaataaccaaaaaaaaagatcagttgCATCAGTAGGCCTGTGCATCTCTGTCATCCGTGTGTCTCCAACGCCTCATCGCCCGGGCAGCCCAGGAGCCATGATGAGGCCCCAATGTTCCCCATCATCAGTCTGGGCTGTCTGTAGTATTTACTTTAAGCGCTTATTTCTTGTAATGTTCTCGCCATATTACgcttcaaaacaaacagaattaaaaatgttttctcttccaCATTAGTCTCAAATCCGATGGCACCGCAATAGACCGACAACTTAAATTCACATAAGATGAATTCATCGTGAGTAAAcggaacacatttttccaatttctataattgtttattattatgtactttttaaatgaaaatacagctaGAAAACGCTGCGTGACCTCAGCGAAGGCGGGGACGTTCCGTAACCCATCtcgtcagacacacacacacacacatacacacacacagagcgctcCATGGCGgtctccctgcctccctccctcccgttCCACTGTCTAATACTAGTTGAACAAGGTGCTGCAAGCGGCCTAAAAGTTTGCACACGGTGCGGAGTCACACGGCTTCAAGAGTGTCGGCTCGTCCGTTTCACAACATATGAGAGAAAAAGGTCCACTAGGCAGCAGCGCTGCGacgctccacacacacagcagagtaaCTAGAAGACGGCGCGCTCAGCACTTCCTTCTCACACGGAGTGACGCATCCTCTATACCGTTTCATTCCTAAAAATACACGTACAACATCATTATAACTGCTCATTCTTCAGAACAAGCCAAGACGTATTCAGGAGTTATTTAACGTGTAAAAGTACGGGCTGCACAAGAAGCCGAGCTCCGCTGTATAGTTGTTCTAACTAAGTTTCTCCCAAGATGTTCAAAAAGGACTCGGAGAAAATTCATCTGGTGTCCGACGAAGAGCCCAGGATGTACACCATCACCATGTCCAGGTAAAACATCCATCATGTGTTTCTTAGTTAGGGCTGCGCCTTGGTTCGTGTAACTGAACGCTTGTTAACAGtaacattcatattcataacTCCCGCTCTTCCATGACTGGGTCTAAAACGACCTGTATTACAATCAATTTTAAACTTAAAGCGGGTGTGTCTGACTTCAGCATTATGGACTGTGTATTTTGGTTCAATCAAATTATAAAGATGTAATGGAATACGTTATTCGGTACATTACTTAGTGATACAATTAATAAAGGCAGTGTTTCCCCGAGATTTTTCTGGAATTCTCGCCCTGACCGCCTCCCTCGTGCTGGGGGTCAGTTTAACTACTCAGCTGGACTGACTGAGTTGGGCTGAGTTGGACTGAGTTGCActgcgcagcgcagcgcagccgCCAGCGGGGTCTCTCCGTCCGGCGTCTAGCAGGCAAGCGTATCTACAACCAACCGTCTCGTTACGTAACGGGGTTCTGCTGAGGTGTTTTCCAGCGCGTGGTGCGCAGGATATTACAGGACCCCCAGAAACAGTCAATAATCCGCAACGGTTCCCTTTTGCGGCTCCTCTTATTTTCATAACACAGACGGATCATTTTTCACCTTGGCTATGGATTGAAGACAGGGGATGTGTTGCAAACACTCTCTTCTCTTAAAAAGTgagaactgtaaaaaaaagttgaatggGGCGGGGGGGATATGGATCGGATTTTTGAGTAAGTCCTGAAATAACTAAGTTACGGCCAGTGTGTGTTATAATTTGAAAGGTATTGCATAAGAATAACTGTTTGTGCATCAAACTGTATCCCCCCGTCTCCGGCGAATTCCTCCATTTAATTGCATGTCTGAAATTGTGACAAGAGTTCATAGAACTTTATTTCACACTTGTTTACAACAATGTCATTTATCATGCTgttcccttttaaaaaaaagtcgcAGATACTGCTCTCGCGTGTAACTGTTTAACTTGTATTGCAcgggttttattttttacggCCTTTAAAGAACATATTTTGCCGAGATAAGAGATAATTTAACCAGATCTTTTTCTTCACGGCATCGTTTCCCGCTGCCGTTACACACGGCACTGCACGCGCCCCTTGCCTGAGTGCACAACTGAGGCGATCGATTCGGCCGCTCTCCGCACGACCCTgcgcagcgcgcgcgcgcgcgccgtgTGATGCGCTCGAGAGGCCTCCACCCTCCCGAGACGAGGCTCGCGGCACGCGGAATTCTGGAGCACGCGACACTCTCCCGCTCTGCGGTGTTGGTCGGGAACCAGGCGGATTTCACGTGTTGAATTTATCTCCGCGATTCTCGAGAATTCGGAAATTCTtaaccaataataataaaagttctACAGCTTTTCATCATGTATAACGTCCATGCAGAGTTCTTACTTTTAGGctaattatttacaataataatttttacactgtatgGCATAACTATTTATTGTATGTCAATATTTATACAAtgttactgttttttgtaaagcaTATCCTCAGTGGTACATTTTTAGCACGTTGCCAAACGTAGGTCAATTATGAGATTTATTTGCGGAACACATACTTATTCAGCACTTTGAGGGAATCCATTGTTTGACTGGAAGCAAGAAAAAGGGTCATATGTTTGAACATCTTATGGCTCCAAGATCAATGACTCTTCAGAAGAAATGTCCCTTGGCACAATCacgggggaagggggtggaaaCGCATCTGCAGCAGTCATCTACGGACACGGGCACACACGCACGGCTTCTTAGCCACCCCGGATGTGTAAAACTACAGCATTGTTGTAGTTGGGAGAAATACGTGGGAAACGGCTGAAGACACATGTAAAGGAATCTTTGTGAGAGAATGAAGACGAGACCCTTACGTGCCTCTGCCATTTGACGAGTCAATGATGAAAtactttttgttcttgttgttgttcaagcaattaaatccatttttaccCCCAGCAGCAAGAGAGTAAAATTTCATGAGACTTAAACTGCCTTATTAAATGTGGACGTGAATTACCTTGGTAAAACCATTCACCTCTGCTGAAGGAAGCAAAGAACTGGAGGTTTGTGGTTCCagactgcttttttccccaataagcttattatttattgcttattaGTCAGGATTTTTGTTAATTTGGCAGCCTAGTTCACTACTTCCTGAATTCTTACCATCTGTCCCCCTTTTTCTTTCGCAGTGTGTTGATGGATGAAACAGGGAAGAAAAACGGTGGCAACCATTGTCATGACAACAGCCGTGCACTTGAGGACAGGGAGCTGGAAAAGCAGCAAGCCAGGAAGAGACTCTACATTGTGGCTGCTGTCTGCCTGGTCTTCATGATCGGGGAAATCCTTGGTATCCAACAGCAAGTCTCACCATCAAGCTATTTTGCAatccactgaaaaaaaaaaacaaaaactctttCTCTATCATCAGGAGGGGGGGCAATATTGTTTGTATTTGACACAAGCTCAGTTATTTTCTTCTCCCACATGCCATCTCTGTTTCCATAGCTTTTTACAGACACTCTTCCCTCTGTCCCCAGGTGGGTACTTTGCAGGCAGCTTAGCGGTGATGACGGATGCTGCCCACTTGATGGTGGACTTCACCAGCTTCATCATCAGCCTGTGCTCCCTGTGGCTGTCCTCCAGGCGTCCCACATATGCACTCAGCTATGGCTGGCACCGGGCAGGTGAATTAGGCTGCTGTGGCATTGTTTAAATTCACCTTGTAATTCTGTTCTGCTCAAGTTCTTCTGCACTGGATGACTTGTCACGCCCACACAGATCACCTGGGGGAACAACGTGTAGCAAAAAACGCAGCGTATCGAATCATGATTCCCTGTCGCTCATTTACCTTCTTCATTTACCACAGAAATCTTAGGTGCGCTGTTGTCAGTCTTCACCATCTGGCTGGTTACGGGCGTGCTGGTGTACCTCGCTGTTAAGCGACTCATTGATGATGACTATAGTATCGAAGGCACTGTCATGTTAATCACTTCAGGCTGTGCGGTCATCGCCAACATCATGTGAGCATCATTTCACTTCATGGCTCTCAATAATTATATCACATTTACAATAgtttattctcagttttaacTTGAGAAggttgttttcagtgttttgaatCTCAGATTACAGTCTAAACTACAGGACTCCATaagaggaacaaaaacaaatatgtcTGGGCCACAAAGAGTGCCGTTAGCTGTTCTGTGCACAGTATCAAAACGCTCTGTGGTTTTTGGGAACCTTTTAATCACCTTGATGGTAAAATATACAGACATGTACAGACATGCTGCTGTGTGATGAAAATagacaaaacattttgaatgaaaGTTCTTCATTTTCTGTACAGAATGGCTGTCATCTTGCACCAGTCAGGGCATGGGCACAGCCATGGGGGCCTGAGCTCTCACGGTCATGGTCACAGCCACAGCCACGGTCACGGCCACAGCCATGGGCATGGCTCGCATACACGGGGGTCTACAAGGGGGCAGCCTCAGGCCAACGCCAGCGTACGGGCAGCCTTTGTGCACGTGGTGGGAGACCTGTTGCAGAGTGTCAGCGTGCTGATCAGTGCCGCCATCATCTTCTTCAAGGTCAGTTGGTTAGCAAGCTGACTGGGAAGTGTTCTAGTAGTATTCGTAATCCTTTCAGAATTTGAAGCTCTATTGTAGATGccttgaaaacacatcagaggACCTGCTAATGTTCCAGATGAGTGAGTAGGTCCAGTAAAGACCACTAACACTGGAGTTAAGATACACATGTGAAGCATTAGGGAACCTAGTACTTGTTGTCCATCAACACAGCAGAGATGGAATCATTGCACTGAAGCCTTGTTTGACAATGCCTTCTGTCTCTCCTTTTCGTCTTTGAGTCCATGTGTGCCACCTGTTACTGTGTGCAGCTTGCAACTGATTGTAGAAACATTGCCATTATTGGTTGAAGCCAATACACAAAGCCCTGATCCTATTCATTTGTAATCTGCTGATGATGAGCCCTACATACAATATACTATAGCCATATATACATCATGTGTTATGAAGAAAGACCATGACCTCTACACAAAATAGCAAGTGAATAAAGAGCAAATTAATAtagtattttttcccctttagcCTGAATACAAGATAGCAGACCCTATCTGCACATTCCTCTTCTCCATTTTTGTGCTGGCTACCACGCTCACCATTATGAGGGACATCCTACTAGTTTTAATGGAAGGTAAGCCTACACTTTTTGCATTTGATGTTGCAGTGAGCTACCTCTCATGATTACAGTTTTATTGTATGTGTCACTTTGTACAATGAGCAGCAAGGCTACGTTTTCTGCTACAGGAACGTCACATGATGTTTACACTATTTCTAGCGCAATCTGTGGGTCAACCATGACAAAAAATGAGTCACTCCAGTTTTTCTGGGTCTGATTAAGGAGTTAAATGTATCTGAAATATGAGCCCAGAATTAGAAGTGCCAAGTTCTAActgtaacacaaaacacactttaGAGAATCTCCAGATGAAATTTAACACAAGCcatggaaagatttttttttttgagagataagatgcatttttaatgataGTATTCCTCAGCTGGTATGACAGAGTGTGCAGATTTGCTGTTCCtaatgtcttgtttttgttgacGTACAGGGGTACCTGCTGGGGTGAGGTACAGTGATGTGAGGGACAAGATTCTTGCAGTGAAGGGTGTCGAAGCGGTGCACAGCTTGCACATCTGGGCTCTGACTATGAACCAGGCTGTGCTCTCTGCACACGTGGCTGTCGGTAAGGAAGCACTGAAGTTTTCACTACACCAACATTGTTctttttgttcacatttgtcttttgcttttgtaTATGGTTTGTGATTAAACATGAGCTCGAAAGGACTTGAGAGTATGAAATtgtcctgcagtggactggcatcctctccaaGGTGCCTTATACCCTATAttttcgggataggctctgcactGCTGCAACCCTATAATGTACAGGCAGTCACTGACAGTGGATGGATGGTTCACCTGATCTGTATGCCTCTCTCCACATAGGAGATGCTGTAGATTCCCAGTCTATGCTGAAGGAGATCACCCAGGCCTGCTTCACAATCTACAGCTTCCACTCTGTCACCatccagctggagcagcagtcTGACCAGAGGCCAGGCTGTAGCCTCTGTGAGACTCCCAAGCAGTAGCTCCTCCCCAGAAGAAAAACCCGACCCAGAAGCAGAGAGCTGCAGGCCAGGATCCACCTGCTCTGAGTGCTCATACCTCCCATTGCAATTCCTTTTTAAGAAATGAACCTTGGGGTAGCTTCCCTTTCTGGGGATGTGAATGTGCTGCTGGTTCCTCATTTCGTTTGTCAGCACAGCTGCTCCGCTTTAGAATACGGGCTTTCTTTATAACATAAACCTCAGTCAACTAAAGCATGATGGTGGTGTTCGGCCATTATGCATTGTTGCTGTGAGAAAGTATCTCAAATTGAAttttataactgaaaataagatttattttatatttggtATTGAAACATTAAACACTGAAAGTACACTTTAAATGGTGTAATGCTTTAAGAATGATAGAAAATAACTGCTTGTGTAATGGAAGTACAAGATGTGACAAGGTAAAACATAGCTGCActtgatatttttactgtactgtatgacTTTCCATGtggtattattaaaaaaaaaaaaaaataggatgaTATAGTTTTTGTGATACTTCAGTTTTGTGTAAGAGGTCTTATCTAGGAAGACACAAAGAATATTGAGCCACCTTCAAAAATGTTCACTTCCCACTTTAATGGTCTGTAGTCCATGAAAGTTTGATGTAAATATGAACTGTCGGCATTAAGTATGCATGGCTGTGAATTTAGGCACCCAAGTATTTTGGTTGTTAACACATGAAATGTGTGGGAAAGTTGACCACCTCATAAAAAACCTGCTTCCAGCAAGTGTACACAAACTTCTCAGTGGTGCTGCGCATGatgaaaatattcatattctgTGTGCGCTTCCTAGTATGAGGGACCTCAGGCTGTTTTTCTTGATAAGTTTTCTTTTGGCTCATTTTTCACTGGTGTGCTTATAACAGCAAACCTGACACTATGGAAACTGCACATACAGGACTCCAGCGTTTGACAAAGCAGAGAATCAAAGTGCACCTCCTGTCTAGAGGCTAAAACCAACTATACAATAAAAACCAAAGTCGCAATGGTGTTAGTGGGCCATCAGCTTGGAATTTGTGTATCTTGAGACGCGCAAGCCCTGTTAGCCCTCGCCGCCTCTCACTGCTATTCTGTCTTCTGAGACAGTCAGACAAAGGCTTGTAAATAGGCACATATGTATTGTGTACATGTGATACAGGCCTCTTGTGTTGCAGGACTCCAGCTGCTATTGTGGTATCCCCATGcctcccatccccctccaggcagcactgcactgcactccACTCCACTGACACATAGCTAAGCCCTTGATCCTGCTGCTACTACTCTTGCAGTTAACACTGTTGTAATTCTCACAGGAATGTGTTACATGAGAGCAGGGTTCAATGGGGGGGGCACTCAGCAAATATTATTTCATGCGTAAGACATAATAACGTCATCATATCTCCATCTCAGTCCTTTATCTTCCCCACTTTCAAAGGCAAATAAGCAGGTAAAGATGGCCTTGTTGCGTCTGAGTCGCAGCTGAGAGCGTACCTAGGGAGGGGGATAACCACACCTGTTCCCCTTGACCCAGGAAGAAGATAATGGCCCTTTTAATTAAAGCTCTGGCTCAATGGACGCTGCAGATAATACAACTCAAAGTGATACTCCCGTATGGAGGTATTACATGCTTTATACTTCCACCACTGAGATTTGAGCTTGGTCCCCTGTGCCTCTCTAACTATGCAAAAGTTGGAACAGGAGGTGATTTTTTGAGCTCGGAATTGACACTCTTAATTGAGACTCAACATAAAAACATGTTGTCATGTGATACATGTTAGTGCGCTGGAGGAATATTTTACTTCTGGGCTGAAGTAGGCTTtccattttttgggggggaaaaaaaaaaaaaaaaaaaaatcacatgatgCACTGTGTGATACGCACATGCTGGCCCCAGGTTTAGACCATCACAGACCGAGAACAACTCATTGTGTAACAGCTGGGAAGATGTTAAAGAGTGACTTGACTTAAACTGACCATTTCAGAGAGCGAAAGAAACATGATTGTATCACTTTATTTCACTAATCATAGAAGCTtcttacttaaatatttaaggCCATAAGATGCAGTGAAATCCATCTTGAGCGTATAACAGTcagtttaaatatataataagagAAGCCGCTAAGCCAGACATACTAttcattatccatccatccatccatccatccatccatccatcacttcTTGTCTAAGGTAATattatggtggtccagagcctagggtgtgaggcagggtacatcctggacacagggtaatcacacactctcattcacacatacacgtATTCATGGCATTTTAGATTTATCAGTTCATCagaaacccatgtctttggactgtgggaggaaaccagaggaccttTAGGAAACCTCTGAAAATGGGGGAAaacaaactccatacaggctgATCCAGATTTGAGCCTATATCCAAGATCCAGATGTAGCATGGCACCTGTTCTACCTTCTGCACCATCATGCTATCCaatattatgatgatgatgatgatcatcatcatcatcatcgtcaccACTACGATTTTATTGTCTGCCACTCAAAGTACCTTTG
This genomic interval from Scleropages formosus chromosome 23, fSclFor1.1, whole genome shotgun sequence contains the following:
- the LOC108922027 gene encoding zinc transporter 8-like isoform X2; this encodes MDETGKKNGGNHCHDNSRALEDRELEKQQARKRLYIVAAVCLVFMIGEILGGYFAGSLAVMTDAAHLMVDFTSFIISLCSLWLSSRRPTYALSYGWHRAEILGALLSVFTIWLVTGVLVYLAVKRLIDDDYSIEGTVMLITSGCAVIANIIMAVILHQSGHGHSHGGLSSHGHGHSHSHGHGHSHGHGSHTRGSTRGQPQANASVRAAFVHVVGDLLQSVSVLISAAIIFFKPEYKIADPICTFLFSIFVLATTLTIMRDILLVLMEGVPAGVRYSDVRDKILAVKGVEAVHSLHIWALTMNQAVLSAHVAVGDAVDSQSMLKEITQACFTIYSFHSVTIQLEQQSDQRPGCSLCETPKQ
- the LOC108922027 gene encoding zinc transporter 8-like isoform X1, encoding MFKKDSEKIHLVSDEEPRMYTITMSSVLMDETGKKNGGNHCHDNSRALEDRELEKQQARKRLYIVAAVCLVFMIGEILGGYFAGSLAVMTDAAHLMVDFTSFIISLCSLWLSSRRPTYALSYGWHRAEILGALLSVFTIWLVTGVLVYLAVKRLIDDDYSIEGTVMLITSGCAVIANIIMAVILHQSGHGHSHGGLSSHGHGHSHSHGHGHSHGHGSHTRGSTRGQPQANASVRAAFVHVVGDLLQSVSVLISAAIIFFKPEYKIADPICTFLFSIFVLATTLTIMRDILLVLMEGVPAGVRYSDVRDKILAVKGVEAVHSLHIWALTMNQAVLSAHVAVGDAVDSQSMLKEITQACFTIYSFHSVTIQLEQQSDQRPGCSLCETPKQ